The sequence TGTTCGAACAGATGTTTGAACTGGATATCGATTATCTGAAAAGTTTGGATCCAAAGGATTGGAAAAATCAGGATCATTATGCGGTACTcggattgaaaaaaatgagGTCAGTGATATTTGGTTGTTTGCCTGCCTAATGAACTTGCTAACGTTTGCTATGATTGTATTGTAGATTTGTAGCTACTGAGGACGACATCAAACGAGCCTACCGCAAGATTGTATTGAAACATCACCCGGACAAGCGAAAAGGCCTAGGCGAGGAAGTTAAAAATGATGACGATTATTTTCATTGCATTACGATGGCCTACGAAACGTTAGGAACTTTGAAGAACAGACGAGCGTTCGACTCAGTAGATCCAGAATTCGATGATTCGTTGCCATCTCAGAGTGAGGTAAAGAAGGACTTTTTCAAAGCGCTAAGAAAAGTGTTTGAGCGAAATGCGCGATGGAGCGAATCCAAAAAGCCAGCACCGCTGCTCGGCGATGACAACACAGATCGCGAAAAAGTGGAAAAGTTTTACGATTACTGGTACAATTTTTCAAGTTGGAGAGAATTTAGCTATTTGGATGAGGAGGACAAAGAAAAAGGTCAAGATCGAGAGGAGCGTCGGTGGATCGAGAAGCAGAACAAGGCTATTAGGCTGCAACGGAAGAAAGAAGAATCGGCCAGAATTCGATCACTTGTTGACTTAGCCTACAACAATGATCCTCGGGTTGTTAAATTCAAAAAGGAGGACAAGGACCGCAAATTAGCTGCTAAGCGTGCTAAGCAGGATGCTTATCAAGCACAGAAAGCCGAAGAGGAACGATTGGCGAAGGAAGCTGCTTTGGCTAAACAGAAAGCAGCCGAAGCCGAACAAAAACGTATCGAAAATATTCAGATTGAAAAGGAAAAGATTAAGCGTGCCTTAAAAAAAGAACGCAAAACGCTTCGGGATGCTGCCAAGGCCAGCGATTACTATGTGAATGATGAAAAGGAGCGATTGAAACACTTGGAAGGGCTGGAAAAGTTGTGTGAGTCTCTTAAActtaatgaaattcaagaattcaataAAGAGCTTGCGTCTGGTGGTCGTGTGGTGTTTCTTAAAGCTCTTGAAACATTAGAGCAAAAGTTAGAGGAAGAACGCCGTCTGCAAGCAACTCAGAGTCAATCTATCCCCAATAATCCGGGACTGAAAGTAATCAATCGTAAAGCTCTCTGGAACAATGACAATGTCCAGCTACTCATAAAAGCTGTCAATTTATTCCCGGCTGGGACAATTTCTCGCTGGGAAGTTATTGCTAATTATTTGAATCAACACGGAACCAACCTAAATGATATGAAATTCTATGCCAAGGATATTCTGAACAAAGCCAAGGAACTGCAGAGCGGTGATTTTTCGAAGAGCGATCTCAAAACTGTAGTAAACCAACAGGCGTACGAGTCATTCGAAAAAACTAGAAAGGATTTGAAGGTTGTGGACAAAGCCGAAATCAGTACAAAGGACAGCGAAGCTCCAACGCAGACCAAAACTGTAAATGGTCAATCGCCGATAATGAACGGATCACACGAACCATCATCTGAGGAAAAGGAAAACATAAGCAAAATGCCGGATAGCAAAGCTACTCCACAGGACATCCCTGCGAAGGAAGCCAAGAAAGAAAAGAAGGAAAAGGAAAGTAAAGTTTGGAGTAAGGACGAGCAAGCTTTGCTGGAGCAGGCCATCAAGACTTACCCGGTCTCGACGCCAGATCGCTGGGATCGGATAGCGGAATGTATCCCGAATCGGACAAAGAAGGAATGTTTGCGGCGAGTGAAGGAGCTGGTCGATTTGGTCAATGCCAAGAAAGACGCTCAACAGGTAGCCAAGTGAAGCGCCCAAAACGTGAATTATAGATAACAACGGTGAATCATTCAACAGCTGCTAGCTAATAAACACTATCTGATTTATCCCTTGCGACTATTTTATGTTAGTTTTTGtaaataaatcatttgaaaCTAGAGTTTGCGATATTGTTATTTGGAATATCTATAGAGAATGCCGAACACTGATCGGTTTCCGGGGAACGTCACTATCGTCTGTATCCAATTAATCCAATTGCTACCGTTCCAGATTATATACTCCTCCCTGTATGAGGTGGTGGTTGATTTTACCCGCGACTATGAGTCCATTCGGCAGGCACTGCACAAAATCGAACACTACGACAAAACCAGTCTCGAGAGTGTGTTGGTAGCGGTGAACAACATGTTCAAAACTCACTGGGGAAACCACAATTACTGTCAGATTATTTTCCTCACTGACTGTGGAATCGGACTGGGACCGAGTTCACTGAAGAACACGATCATCAATCTGCAAAATTATAAAGCTCAGAGCAGCAGCACCGGCGTGAAGGTACCGTTATCGGAAAACCAGTGGGTTGGATTCTCTTACCCCAGCAAGCTCACGTTTATGTGCTTGGGTAACATCACCGATACGACATTTAAGTTTGGTAAGTATGCATTTGCAGTTCAAATGTCAACCACTCTCTGTTCGTATAAACTTCCAggaacaaaattgtatcaacAGCTGCTCGATGTTAGCGGTCAGAATGGACAGATTTTTATTCCCAAATTGAAAAGCCTTTCCATCGAAGATCCAATCGGAGACGACAACGACGAAAGTGGCAAGCAGTTGAACAGGAAATGCATTCAGGGAATGTTCGAACGCATGTGTGAACAGAATTATAAACAGTTTGAAGCAACGCTCCGGTGTGGAGGGTATTTTCGATTGGAAGGTGCAATTTCAATTTGGCCAGCACCTCTGGTAAGTCAAGATACGgattaacaattttaacattaACGACAGCCAACCATTAACTTTTCAGCCTTACACTTCAAAGGATATTTTCGGGGCAGAAACGACAACGATTATCTCGCGAAGGTTGGAAATCTGTGGCTATATCAGTCTCTCGGATATCGGTTCTCCGATGTCGGTGTCACGTCATCTGATTCTGCCACGCAACGAAGGAGACAAACGCATCTTGTCGAAGGATAGCAATTTAACGTCggaagaaaagttagaaaatgaTATTAAATCATTCTACGCTAAACCAGACAGTGGTGGAGTCACGAGCAGCGCTGACAACGACGACGATTCTGGTCCCGGTGGTGATGCAACGCGTGAATCGGTTTGTGTTATGCTTCATGGAGCTCTGAAGGTGGAAAACATGGCTGCGTTGGTTCTGTTAAATGACAATTGGTTTGGATTTATCTATTCTTACGCGGATAGCAAAAAAAAGTCCAATTTGATGTTGAACGTTCTTCCTCCCGGAAATGATGTAATACCATGGTTGGGGGATTTTCGGTTCCTCGGTAACGCGGAAGATGCCTTCCCGGGTGAGAACCCCAGCTTTCCGATTAAGGCGGATAAGCGAAGCTACTCACAAAACATCGTGGTGTGGATTCGACAGGCTGGACTCCAATCTGACATACAGAAAGTCCTACGACATGCTAAGAAACTGCCGGAGAAAACTCAACACTTCTACAAGGAACTAAATCGGATTCGGAGGGCAGCCTTGTCACTGGGGTTCGTTGAACTGCTGGAAGGGTTGGCGcatattttcgagcgtgaagtaGCTACCTTGGGGTCCAGCGCCAGTCCCGATTGTAGTATTCAGCTGAAGCATGCGGCGAACGAACTTCGCAAGCCGAGTAACCGAGATTTGAAGGCAATTATACAAGCGATGCCGACGAAGTACAATCAGATTGCTTGAAATATTGAAGGAAATAAAGTTGACTATAAATTCAATTGTgcttgtatttatttatttcgtttttGAATCACGGTgagacacttgtcatctaatgtcGCTTGTCGATTTGGTAAAGCGCAACACGTCGCCATTGCTGGTGGAGCTGGAAAACATATAAATTGGGTGAAGGAAAATGATTTTCTTATTTCGTGAAAAGATAAGTGAACTCATAAACTGTCTATTTTTCATATATGCCTACATACAAATATCTACTAGGTATAGACGTTGAGGTGCACTAGAAAAAATTGTCTTTAGCCGTGATGTTTTACTTTGGGGTTCTCCTTTCCTTTCTACGttcgattactgatgattcgattCTGATCGTTTTTGCCGATCCAGCAACAAAACTGCTGCTGACAAGTTCAGTAATAATTGACTGTTAACAAATTAAGGATTGCCGAgtttctcagtaattatacattttgccgagacgattaccAATTAAATTTGTAAACTTGGATCCTGAATTGAGTTTCTTTATTCAAGTTCGGAATTCaacttcaaaattcagttctagagctCAATTCGGAACCAATAAAATATCCCCAACGGATTTAGGCCAGTTTTGTTCGTATTTAAGACCTTCAGTTATGTCTGCTACATCAACCCCACCTATtcctatttttgtcgtgaatacttactttactatggggtaccttttcaaaatttccctTCTTaatgagtgataagtttttgatcgtgaatatctctcgttgtatctaacgtaaccAACATG comes from Malaya genurostris strain Urasoe2022 chromosome 3, Malgen_1.1, whole genome shotgun sequence and encodes:
- the LOC131435893 gene encoding dnaJ homolog subfamily C member 2; translation: MTTNDRILTVALQTNYDLRRRLVAGGHAWECLPYLADSMPIDPECPPTKTELEAAGLLPSQTDQNGTEEEQKVDPEILFEQMFELDIDYLKSLDPKDWKNQDHYAVLGLKKMRFVATEDDIKRAYRKIVLKHHPDKRKGLGEEVKNDDDYFHCITMAYETLGTLKNRRAFDSVDPEFDDSLPSQSEVKKDFFKALRKVFERNARWSESKKPAPLLGDDNTDREKVEKFYDYWYNFSSWREFSYLDEEDKEKGQDREERRWIEKQNKAIRLQRKKEESARIRSLVDLAYNNDPRVVKFKKEDKDRKLAAKRAKQDAYQAQKAEEERLAKEAALAKQKAAEAEQKRIENIQIEKEKIKRALKKERKTLRDAAKASDYYVNDEKERLKHLEGLEKLCESLKLNEIQEFNKELASGGRVVFLKALETLEQKLEEERRLQATQSQSIPNNPGLKVINRKALWNNDNVQLLIKAVNLFPAGTISRWEVIANYLNQHGTNLNDMKFYAKDILNKAKELQSGDFSKSDLKTVVNQQAYESFEKTRKDLKVVDKAEISTKDSEAPTQTKTVNGQSPIMNGSHEPSSEEKENISKMPDSKATPQDIPAKEAKKEKKEKESKVWSKDEQALLEQAIKTYPVSTPDRWDRIAECIPNRTKKECLRRVKELVDLVNAKKDAQQVAK
- the LOC131435894 gene encoding integrator complex subunit 14, encoding MPTIIALDVSLSMTRPAPGGNTVSTTGSSGEEIWTYHQLAIHGINTILDYLAKHSRLEFVSLIIYSSLYEVVVDFTRDYESIRQALHKIEHYDKTSLESVLVAVNNMFKTHWGNHNYCQIIFLTDCGIGLGPSSLKNTIINLQNYKAQSSSTGVKVPLSENQWVGFSYPSKLTFMCLGNITDTTFKFGTKLYQQLLDVSGQNGQIFIPKLKSLSIEDPIGDDNDESGKQLNRKCIQGMFERMCEQNYKQFEATLRCGGYFRLEGAISIWPAPLPYTSKDIFGAETTTIISRRLEICGYISLSDIGSPMSVSRHLILPRNEGDKRILSKDSNLTSEEKLENDIKSFYAKPDSGGVTSSADNDDDSGPGGDATRESVCVMLHGALKVENMAALVLLNDNWFGFIYSYADSKKKSNLMLNVLPPGNDVIPWLGDFRFLGNAEDAFPGENPSFPIKADKRSYSQNIVVWIRQAGLQSDIQKVLRHAKKLPEKTQHFYKELNRIRRAALSLGFVELLEGLAHIFEREVATLGSSASPDCSIQLKHAANELRKPSNRDLKAIIQAMPTKYNQIA